One region of Sphingomonas kaistensis genomic DNA includes:
- a CDS encoding 2Fe-2S iron-sulfur cluster-binding protein: MSEKHFHALEVAEIVEETADARSIRFIVPPELADAFRYRAGQHLTLRAEIGGEEVRRNYSLCTAPHEGALKVTVKQIAGGAFSNWVASNLKPGDRLDVMPPHGSFTTDFDPTATRRYVAFAGGSGITPIMSLARTALAEEPNSRFLLFYGNRDASSIIFLDALAELKDRYLGRFELFHLLSDEEGDVELLNGMLDRETCEEVIAAFVPDVTKVDAFFICGPGPMMDAAEAALLDARVPSDRIHIERFTAGRPSAALAAEMAELQQAASGQTLSVTIDGRTRRIAFDGSNILDSARSSGLPAPFACKAGVCATCRARVTAGEVSMAARYGLTDEEIAAGYVLTCQSVPKGEGVAVDYDA, translated from the coding sequence GTGAGCGAAAAGCATTTCCACGCGCTCGAGGTCGCGGAGATTGTCGAGGAAACCGCCGACGCGCGCTCGATCCGCTTCATCGTCCCGCCTGAGCTCGCCGACGCCTTCCGTTATCGCGCCGGGCAACATCTGACCCTCCGCGCCGAGATTGGCGGCGAGGAAGTCCGCCGCAACTACTCGCTGTGCACCGCGCCGCACGAAGGCGCGCTCAAGGTCACGGTGAAGCAGATCGCCGGCGGCGCCTTTTCCAACTGGGTCGCCAGCAACCTCAAGCCCGGCGACCGCCTCGACGTGATGCCGCCGCATGGCAGCTTCACGACCGACTTCGATCCCACGGCGACCCGCCGCTACGTTGCCTTCGCCGGTGGGTCGGGCATCACTCCGATCATGAGCCTGGCGCGCACCGCGCTGGCCGAAGAACCGAACAGTCGCTTTCTCCTTTTCTACGGCAACCGCGACGCCAGCAGCATCATCTTCCTCGACGCGCTGGCCGAACTCAAGGACCGCTACCTCGGCCGGTTCGAACTGTTCCACTTGCTGAGCGACGAGGAGGGCGACGTCGAACTCCTGAACGGAATGCTCGACCGTGAGACCTGCGAGGAAGTGATCGCCGCCTTCGTGCCCGACGTGACCAAGGTCGACGCTTTCTTCATCTGCGGTCCCGGCCCGATGATGGACGCCGCCGAAGCCGCATTGCTCGATGCAAGGGTGCCTTCCGATCGGATCCACATCGAGCGCTTCACCGCTGGACGGCCCTCCGCTGCGCTGGCCGCCGAAATGGCCGAGTTGCAGCAGGCGGCTTCGGGTCAAACGCTTAGCGTCACCATCGACGGGCGGACCCGGCGGATCGCTTTCGACGGCAGCAACATCCTCGATTCGGCGCGCTCATCCGGGTTGCCGGCGCCATTCGCCTGCAAGGCCGGCGTCTGTGCCACCTGCCGCGCCCGGGTCACCGCTGGCGAGGTCAGCATGGCCGCGCGCTACGGCCTGACCGATGAGGAAATCGCCGCCGGCTATGTCCTCACCTGCCAGTCGGTGCCCAAGGGTGAGGGCGTCGCGGTAGATTACGACGCCTGA
- the paaC gene encoding 1,2-phenylacetyl-CoA epoxidase subunit PaaC has translation MPSLPPIRPEDEAVAERIRPAGAFDAPSDAHDPVRAGYLLRLGDDALILGQRLGEWTGHAPSVEVDLSLANLALDLIGQATLFLGAAGDADELAFKRDVLDFRNCLLVEQPNGDFARTMMRQLLFSTWQHMLYQALSDSRDQAVRDVAAKAVKEVAYHREIAGEWIVRLGDGTDESRARTLDALDWCWRFVPELFEVDEELEAAIAAGLAADPRSFEAAYRESIAAVLTEATLPVPADQRAILGGRRGHHSEHLGHLLAIMQYLPRTYPDAVW, from the coding sequence ATGCCGAGCCTTCCGCCTATCCGCCCCGAAGACGAGGCCGTCGCCGAGCGCATCCGTCCGGCCGGCGCCTTCGACGCGCCGTCCGATGCGCACGATCCGGTTCGTGCGGGCTATCTGCTGCGCCTCGGTGACGATGCGCTGATCCTTGGCCAGCGGCTCGGCGAATGGACCGGCCATGCGCCATCGGTCGAAGTTGACCTCAGCCTCGCCAATCTCGCGCTCGACTTGATCGGGCAGGCGACCCTGTTTCTCGGCGCGGCGGGCGACGCCGACGAGCTGGCGTTCAAGCGCGACGTCCTCGACTTCCGCAACTGCCTGCTGGTCGAGCAGCCCAACGGCGACTTCGCCCGCACCATGATGCGGCAGCTGTTGTTCTCGACCTGGCAGCACATGCTCTACCAGGCGCTCTCCGACAGCCGCGATCAGGCCGTACGCGACGTCGCGGCCAAGGCGGTCAAGGAAGTCGCCTATCATCGCGAAATCGCGGGTGAGTGGATCGTTCGCCTCGGCGACGGGACCGACGAAAGCCGCGCGCGCACGCTCGACGCGCTCGACTGGTGCTGGCGCTTCGTCCCCGAACTGTTCGAGGTCGACGAGGAGCTGGAGGCTGCCATTGCCGCCGGGCTCGCCGCCGATCCGCGCAGCTTCGAAGCCGCCTATCGGGAGTCCATCGCCGCGGTCCTGACCGAGGCGACTTTGCCTGTCCCCGCGGACCAGCGCGCCATCCTCGGCGGGCGGCGTGGACATCACAGCGAGCATCTCGGCCACCTGCTGGCGATCATGCAATATCTGCCGCGCACCTATCCGGACGCCGTGTGGTGA